One window from the genome of Podospora pseudocomata strain CBS 415.72m chromosome 6, whole genome shotgun sequence encodes:
- a CDS encoding hypothetical protein (EggNog:ENOG503P11F; COG:S) encodes MAVTRDGYNSTEHLIQAKPRRHYRTAVRWQHWQLRSLIGVHGQDAVFFPLVAGERHITVQRLNTTTGESETVKRLSFPPRCLVARNGWICCGGEKGAFSAFRVDEPCAEDDIETLLELHLRDRAAGMPLDMSRSTRANAGKNSVARSRHCGKDRVNCITLWFTPTLQKPCKGAYDEGVAVLANNDSTVIVASLCNMETLDEIKYPDFMNRAVISPDGQLLCAISDDPYLYIHKRRLKKSQAAGVSLSISGQPLYEWTPCRKIQLESQSKDDRSDNRGSFALCFSSTGRYLAVGTQYGTISVFDVAALDVATADPVCAVFTTSRPNQDFGAVRDMAFAPGPIDLLAWTEDRGRVGIADIRTGFDKRQILYLDQDDDFEHLPVVDRDTIDPRLIEEFRRERGDILSNFSSTLDLAGERQGRRPDVREALERYNIPLTPEETVVLEAIQGSRRREMVALEAVDGGRRASERWGSSTSFPRATSNSGGANESGTGSGSGTGTVTGTGAGSGAGNGTGTSRSPWAERGSRSSLTPGAARTRDRSASVSRAVDDLLGNVRDQRERLRDNLRMREEQTRTAREGYSSTSNTAAAATGGSFIAERRRYAAPLSSRPPVSGSRIDTSDRRALVARLMANANPASSASRWDNVEALYGGPSPQLVVSLLTAADVPTTSSSEDAPFTDLQRRIRAAYLMRELEESPTRRMFGSIVPSHIRPEPYDTAGLSWSEDGEVLFVGAESGVYEFHINKLSRKLFPSIEFR; translated from the exons ATGGCTGTCACTCGCGACGG TTACAACTCCACCGAGCATCTTATCCAAGCAAAGCCCCGACGACACTATCGAACTGCAGTTCGGTGGCA GCATTGGCAATTGCGATCCCTCATTGGAGTCCATGGTCAAGATGCCGTCTTCTTTCCGCTGGTGGCGGGGGAGCGGCACATAACAGTTCAACGATTAAACACCACGACTGGCGAATCCGAGACGGTCAAACGGTTGTCGTTCCCACCTAGGTGTCTGGTAGCGCGCAATGGCTGGATCTGCTGTGGAGGCGAGAAGGGCGCCTTCAGTGCCTTCCGGGTCGACGAGCCTTGCGCCGAAGACGATATCGAAACACTCCTCGAACTACATCTGCGCGACCGAGCTGCTGGGATGCCGCTGGACATGTCCCGATCAACCCGAGCGAATGCTGGCAAAAATTCAGTGGCTCGGAGCAGGCATTGTGGCAAAGATAGGGTGAACTGCATCACTCTATGGTTCACACCTACATTGCAAAAGCCATGCAAGGGGGCTTACGACGAGGGCGTTGCCGTTCTGGCCAACAACGATAGCACCGTTATTGTTGCCAGTCTGTGTAATATGGAGACACTCGACGAAATCAAGTACCCCGACTTTATGAACCGCGCCGTCATTTCCCCGGACGGACAGCTTCTGTGTGCCATTAGCGACGACCCCTATCTTTATATCCacaagaggaggttgaagaagtcaCAAGCCGCAGGCGTCTCCTTATCCATTTCGGGCCAGCCGCTGTACGAGTGGACGCCATGTAGAAAGATCCAGTTGGAGAGCCAGAGCAAGGATGACCGATCAGACAACAG GGGCAGTTTTGCGCTGTGTTTCTCGAGTACTGGTAGATACCTTGCGGTGGGAACCCAGTACGGAACCATCTCAGTATTCGATGTGGCGGCACTCGACGTAGCAACCGCCGATCCCGTATGCGCTGTTTTTACCACGTCACGACCAAACCAGGACTTTGGTGCCGTGCGTGATATGGCCTTTGCGCCAGGCCCTATCGATCTGCTGGCTTGGACCGAGGACCGGGGCAGGGTAGGCATCGCAGACATTCGTACCGGGTTTGACAAGAGGCAGATTCTGTACCTGGACCAGGACGATGACTTTGAGCACTTGCCGGTGGTGGACCGAGACACTATTGACCCTCGTCTGATTGAGGAATTCCGGCGTGAGAGAGGTGACATCCTTTCTAACTTTTCCAGCACCCTGGACTTGGCTGGCGAGCGGCAGGGCCGGAGACCAGATGTACGAGAAGCATTGGAGAGATACAACATACCATTAACACCTGAAGAGACGGTTGTTCTGGAAGCCATTCAAGGTAGCCGAAGGCGTGAGATGGTGGCCCTAGAAGCAGTGGACGGTGGCCGGCGGGCCTCTGAACGGTGGGGGTCGTCGACCAGTTTTCCGAGGGCAACATCGAACAGCGGCGGTGCCAATGAAAGCGGTACCGGTAGCGGatcggggacggggacggtgaCTGGTACTGGTGCTGGGAGCGGAGCGGGCAACGGAACGGGCACCAGCAGATCCCCATGGGCTGAGCGAGGCTCACGATCATCCTTGACTCCTGGTGCCGCGAGAACACGAGACCGTAGCGCGAGCGTTTCTCGTGCCGTTGACGATCTCCTTGGGAACGTTCGCGACCAGAGGGAACGGCTTCGCGACAACCTGCGCATGCGCGAGGAGCAGACACGCACGGCGCGGGAAGGTTACAGCAGTACCAGCaacactgctgctgctgccaccggCGGCAGCTTTATTGCAGAGAGACGGCGGTATGCAGCACCCCTTTCGTCGCGTCCTCCTGTTTCAGGTTCTCGAATTGATACTTCGGATCGGCGGGCGCTGGTGGCGCGGCTGATGGCCAACGCGAACCCGGCTTCCTCTGCGAGCAGATGGGACAACGTGGAGGCATTGTACGGCGGCCCCTCACCCCAACTTGTTGTTTCTCTGCTCACCGCAGCGGATGTCCCTACCACAAGCTCTTCTGAGGATGCCCCGTTTACTGACCTGCAACGGCGTATTAGAGCAGCGTACCTGATGCGAGAGCTGGAGGAAAGCCCGACGAGGCGCATGTTTGGGTCCATTGTGCCGTCCCATATCCGGCCGGAACCCTATGACACAGCTGGCTTGTCGTGGAGCGAGGACGGTGAGGTCTT GTTCGTCGGCGCCGAGAGTGGCGTGTACGAATtccacatcaacaagctgAGTCGAAAGCTTTTCCCAAGCATAGAATTCCGCTAG